One Nitrospina watsonii DNA segment encodes these proteins:
- the guaB gene encoding IMP dehydrogenase — MARKQKDIETYLTFDDVLLLPAYSKVMPSEVSLKTQLTQTITLNCPLVSAPMDTVTEADLAIALAQEGGIGIIHRNLPPEQQRKMVDRVKRSVSYIIPDPITLEPEQTLDEALQVMQKFHITGIPITKKNKLVGILTSRDIRFETKTDQPISKLMTKDNLVTIQENTPLAKSKELLHDNRIEKLLVVDKKGNLKGLLTLKDILKDTEFPHAAKDKKGRLLVGAALGASTDYMDHIQDMVKVGLDVLTIDSAHGHSEKVLRTIREIKKSFPKLQVIGGNVATVEGTEALIKAGVDAVKVGIGPGSICTTRVVTGVGVPQITAVRKCSNAAAKKNIPVISDGGIRHSGDITKAIAAGAHSVMIGSLFAGTEESPGEKILYQGRSYKEYRGMGSIGAMQKGSSDRYFQELGLNESKLVPEGVEARIPYRGLLAYSVHQLLGGLRAGMGYCGSKDIDALRNESQFIKITMAGLKESHVHDVIVTKESPNYHIE; from the coding sequence ATGGCCAGAAAACAAAAAGACATCGAAACCTATCTCACTTTTGACGACGTGTTGCTGCTGCCCGCCTACTCGAAGGTCATGCCTTCCGAGGTGAGCCTGAAAACACAGCTGACGCAGACCATCACCCTCAACTGTCCGCTGGTGAGCGCACCCATGGACACGGTGACGGAAGCGGACCTCGCCATTGCGCTGGCGCAGGAGGGCGGCATCGGCATCATCCACCGCAACCTGCCGCCGGAACAGCAGCGCAAGATGGTGGACCGCGTCAAGCGTTCGGTCAGCTACATCATCCCGGACCCGATCACGCTGGAGCCGGAACAGACGCTGGACGAGGCCTTGCAGGTCATGCAGAAGTTCCACATCACCGGCATCCCGATCACAAAGAAGAACAAGCTGGTGGGCATCCTCACCAGCCGCGACATCCGTTTCGAGACGAAGACGGATCAGCCGATCTCCAAACTGATGACGAAGGACAACCTCGTCACCATTCAGGAAAACACGCCGCTCGCCAAATCGAAAGAGCTGCTGCACGACAACCGCATCGAAAAACTGCTGGTGGTCGATAAAAAAGGCAACCTGAAGGGCCTGCTCACACTCAAGGACATCCTCAAGGACACCGAATTCCCCCACGCGGCGAAGGACAAAAAAGGCCGCCTGCTGGTGGGCGCCGCATTGGGCGCGTCCACCGATTACATGGACCACATCCAGGACATGGTGAAGGTCGGGCTCGATGTCCTCACCATCGACAGCGCCCACGGTCATTCGGAAAAAGTGCTGCGCACCATCCGAGAGATCAAGAAGTCGTTCCCGAAATTGCAGGTCATCGGCGGCAACGTGGCCACGGTGGAGGGCACGGAAGCGCTCATCAAAGCCGGGGTGGACGCGGTGAAGGTCGGCATCGGGCCGGGTTCCATCTGCACCACGCGCGTGGTCACCGGCGTCGGCGTGCCGCAGATCACCGCCGTGCGCAAATGCTCGAACGCGGCGGCCAAGAAAAACATCCCCGTCATCTCCGACGGCGGCATCCGCCATTCCGGCGACATCACCAAGGCCATCGCCGCCGGCGCGCATTCGGTGATGATCGGTTCGTTGTTCGCGGGCACGGAAGAAAGCCCCGGCGAAAAGATCCTCTACCAGGGCCGCAGCTACAAGGAGTACCGCGGGATGGGATCGATCGGCGCCATGCAAAAAGGATCGAGCGACCGCTACTTCCAGGAGCTGGGGCTCAACGAAAGCAAGCTGGTGCCGGAGGGCGTGGAAGCGCGCATCCCCTACCGCGGCCTGCTGGCGTACAGCGTGCACCAGCTGTTGGGCGGCCTGCGCGCGGGCATGGGCTATTGCGGCTCGAAAGACATCGACGCGCTGCGCAACGAATCGCAGTTCATCAAGATCACCATGGCGGGCCTCAAGGAAAGCCACGTCCACGACGTCATCGTCACCAAGGAATCGCCCAACTACCACATCGAGTAA
- a CDS encoding tetratricopeptide repeat protein, whose translation MRTVRRVFQLSGLLLLLAILPQCTDKKSNEYVKDGLEYIEAQDFGQAERSFKQALEKNPKNAEAHYNLGGVYNYQGRYEDAEKSFQLALRYDPAHMDAHYSLGYTYEQMGNVDKAHREFTTYKRLKKRYDKFLQDEQAKQR comes from the coding sequence ATGCGGACCGTTCGACGGGTTTTCCAACTTTCAGGGTTGCTCCTGCTGCTTGCGATTCTACCCCAATGCACCGACAAAAAAAGCAACGAATACGTGAAGGACGGGTTGGAGTACATCGAGGCGCAGGATTTCGGGCAGGCGGAGCGTTCGTTCAAGCAGGCCCTGGAAAAAAATCCCAAGAATGCGGAAGCCCATTACAACCTGGGTGGCGTTTACAATTACCAGGGCCGCTACGAGGACGCCGAAAAATCGTTTCAACTGGCGCTGCGCTACGACCCGGCGCACATGGACGCGCATTACAGCCTGGGCTACACGTACGAGCAGATGGGCAACGTGGACAAGGCCCACAGGGAATTCACCACTTACAAGCGACTGAAGAAACGGTACGACAAATTTCTCCAGGACGAACAGGCAAAACAACGTTGA
- a CDS encoding vitamin B12-dependent ribonucleotide reductase, with translation MDIPRVFTKSRKDPYEGLNFVERSSKITNANGSVVSEITGVMVPDSWSQVAADIIAQKYFRKAGIPAITKKRYEHDVPEWLCPSEPDHEAMANLPEDKRFGRETDARQVVHRLVGCWTYWGWKRGYFGTEEAALNYYDEMCCMLARQSGAPNSPQWFNTGLNWAYGIEGPPQGHYFFNEETGQTEKSPSAYERPQPHACFILSIEDDLVNEGGIMDLWQQEARLFKYGSGTGTNFSKLRGGGESLSGGGQSSGLMSFLKIGDRAAGAIKSGGTTRRAAKMVTLDIDHPDIEEYIQWKVKEERKVAALAAGSKLCRKHLKAVLDACWDWDQDSTRFDIKQNKKLKKAVREALAGFVPQNYIYRVIQLAEQGVQDTEFEEYDTNWTSEAYQTVSGQNSNNSVRLNNDFLYAVERDGDWNLNARTAKRVTKTLKARDLWRMINESTWASADPGVQFDTTVNEWHTCPQGGRINASNPCSEYMFLDDTACNLASINLMKFHDAETGQFDVEKFIAACRLWTLTLEISVTMAQFPNKAIAQKSYEYRTLGLGYANLGTLLMVSGIPYDSKQAQAITGAITAIMTGVSYAMSAEIAGEVGPFPRHAENAEDMLRVMRNHQRAARNAEPREYEGLTIFPQGIDPKHCPVYLHEAALDAWDQALDLGQKHGYRNAQTTCIAPTGTIGLVMDCDTTGIEPDYALVKYKKLAGGGYFKIINRAVPLALKNLGYPQEQIQAIVDHCVGAASLKGAPYINYEALKGKGFTDYVLQSVEKELPRVFDVTFAFNKYVLGENFCTEVLGIDGDQLDALDFNLLKHIGFTEEQIQKANDHICGTMTVEGAPFLKEEHYPVFDCANRCGKYGKRYIRHEAHIRKMAAAQPFISGAISKTINMPNSSTIEDVDKAHMLSWKLMVKGTAVYRDGSKLSQPLNSVVASEFNLADLEDETERDTVKVAEKLTNVYIEQQKKRKSLPFRRAGYTQKAVVGGHKVYLRTGQYDDGTLGEIFIDMHKEGAAYRSLMNCFAIAISLGLQHGVPLEEFVDAFVFTRFEPNGMVNGNDKITMATSTIDYIFRELAISYLDRYDLAHVTPEDLRADALQKEVEVSPEQEEGGEAFKPVESRDKEPRPEEDLGDAEPASHGNGGNGHSKPPAETSTKELGTMVLKLSKESKNSAAIAKMKGYEGDPCGECGQLTLVRNGTCLKCISCGATSGCS, from the coding sequence ATGGATATACCCCGCGTTTTCACAAAGAGCCGCAAAGACCCCTATGAAGGTCTGAATTTTGTTGAGCGATCCTCCAAGATCACCAACGCAAATGGGTCAGTAGTCTCTGAAATAACGGGGGTTATGGTTCCGGACTCGTGGTCGCAGGTGGCCGCGGACATCATCGCGCAAAAATACTTCCGCAAGGCCGGCATCCCGGCGATCACCAAAAAACGCTACGAACACGATGTCCCCGAATGGCTGTGTCCTTCCGAGCCGGATCACGAAGCGATGGCGAATTTGCCGGAGGACAAGCGCTTCGGACGCGAAACCGATGCGCGGCAGGTGGTCCATCGGCTGGTGGGCTGCTGGACCTACTGGGGCTGGAAGCGCGGTTATTTCGGCACGGAGGAAGCGGCGCTCAATTATTACGACGAGATGTGCTGCATGCTGGCACGGCAGAGCGGCGCGCCCAATTCGCCGCAGTGGTTCAACACCGGCCTCAACTGGGCCTACGGCATCGAGGGCCCGCCGCAGGGCCATTACTTCTTCAATGAAGAAACCGGCCAGACCGAGAAATCGCCGAGCGCCTACGAACGTCCGCAACCGCACGCCTGTTTCATTTTGTCGATCGAAGACGACCTCGTCAACGAAGGCGGCATCATGGACCTGTGGCAGCAGGAAGCGCGTCTGTTCAAATACGGTTCCGGCACCGGCACCAATTTTTCCAAACTGCGCGGCGGCGGCGAATCCTTGTCCGGCGGCGGTCAGTCTTCCGGCCTGATGAGCTTTTTGAAGATCGGCGACCGCGCTGCGGGCGCCATCAAGTCCGGCGGCACCACGCGCCGTGCGGCGAAGATGGTCACCCTCGACATCGACCATCCGGACATCGAGGAATACATCCAGTGGAAAGTGAAAGAAGAGCGCAAGGTGGCGGCTCTGGCGGCGGGCAGCAAGCTGTGCCGCAAGCATCTGAAAGCCGTGCTCGACGCCTGCTGGGACTGGGACCAGGACAGCACCCGCTTCGACATCAAACAGAACAAGAAACTCAAGAAGGCCGTGCGCGAAGCGCTGGCCGGGTTCGTGCCGCAGAACTACATCTACCGCGTCATTCAACTGGCCGAGCAGGGCGTGCAGGACACGGAGTTTGAGGAGTACGACACCAACTGGACGTCGGAAGCCTACCAGACCGTCTCCGGCCAGAACTCGAACAACTCGGTGCGCCTGAACAACGACTTCCTGTACGCGGTGGAGCGCGACGGCGACTGGAACCTGAACGCCCGCACCGCCAAGCGGGTCACCAAAACGCTGAAAGCGCGCGACCTGTGGCGCATGATCAACGAATCGACCTGGGCCTCGGCGGACCCCGGCGTGCAGTTCGACACCACGGTCAACGAGTGGCACACCTGCCCGCAGGGCGGCCGCATCAACGCCTCCAACCCGTGCTCGGAATACATGTTTCTCGACGACACGGCGTGCAACCTGGCGTCGATCAACCTGATGAAGTTCCACGACGCGGAGACGGGGCAGTTCGATGTCGAAAAGTTCATCGCCGCCTGCCGCCTGTGGACGCTGACGCTCGAAATTTCCGTCACCATGGCGCAGTTCCCGAACAAGGCCATCGCGCAGAAAAGTTATGAGTACCGCACGCTGGGTCTGGGTTACGCCAACCTCGGCACGTTGTTGATGGTGTCCGGCATCCCTTACGATTCGAAGCAGGCGCAGGCCATCACCGGCGCCATCACCGCCATCATGACCGGCGTCTCGTACGCCATGTCGGCGGAGATCGCAGGCGAGGTCGGCCCGTTCCCGCGTCATGCGGAAAATGCCGAAGACATGCTGCGCGTCATGCGCAACCACCAGCGCGCCGCCCGCAACGCCGAACCCCGCGAGTACGAAGGCCTCACCATCTTCCCGCAGGGCATCGATCCCAAACACTGTCCGGTCTATCTGCATGAAGCGGCGCTCGACGCGTGGGATCAGGCGTTGGATCTGGGGCAGAAGCACGGCTACCGCAACGCGCAGACCACCTGCATCGCGCCCACCGGCACCATCGGCCTGGTCATGGACTGCGACACCACCGGCATCGAGCCGGATTACGCGCTGGTCAAATACAAGAAACTGGCGGGCGGCGGCTACTTCAAGATCATCAACCGCGCCGTGCCGCTGGCGCTCAAGAACCTCGGTTATCCGCAGGAACAGATTCAGGCCATCGTCGATCACTGCGTCGGCGCCGCCAGCCTGAAAGGCGCGCCCTACATCAACTACGAAGCGTTGAAGGGCAAAGGCTTCACCGATTACGTGCTGCAGTCGGTCGAAAAAGAACTGCCGCGCGTGTTCGACGTGACCTTCGCCTTCAACAAATACGTGCTGGGCGAAAACTTCTGCACCGAGGTGCTGGGCATCGACGGCGATCAACTGGACGCGCTCGACTTCAACCTGCTCAAGCACATCGGCTTCACCGAGGAACAGATCCAGAAGGCGAACGATCACATCTGCGGCACCATGACCGTTGAAGGCGCGCCGTTCCTGAAAGAAGAGCACTACCCGGTGTTCGACTGCGCCAACCGCTGCGGCAAGTACGGCAAGCGTTACATCCGTCACGAAGCGCACATCCGCAAAATGGCGGCGGCGCAACCGTTCATCTCCGGCGCCATTTCCAAGACCATCAACATGCCCAACAGCTCCACCATCGAAGACGTGGACAAGGCGCACATGCTGTCCTGGAAACTGATGGTCAAAGGCACCGCCGTCTATCGCGACGGATCGAAACTGAGCCAGCCGCTCAACAGCGTCGTCGCCTCGGAGTTCAACTTGGCCGACCTCGAAGACGAGACCGAACGCGATACGGTCAAGGTGGCGGAGAAGTTGACGAACGTGTACATCGAGCAGCAGAAAAAACGCAAGTCATTGCCCTTCCGCCGCGCGGGCTACACGCAGAAAGCGGTGGTCGGCGGTCACAAGGTGTATCTGCGCACCGGTCAGTACGACGACGGCACGCTGGGCGAGATCTTCATCGACATGCACAAGGAAGGCGCGGCCTACCGCAGCCTGATGAACTGCTTCGCCATCGCCATCTCCCTCGGTCTCCAGCATGGTGTGCCGCTGGAAGAATTCGTCGATGCCTTCGTCTTCACCCGCTTCGAGCCCAACGGCATGGTCAATGGCAACGACAAGATCACCATGGCCACGTCCACCATCGACTACATCTTCCGCGAACTGGCGATCAGTTACCTCGACCGCTACGACCTGGCGCACGTGACGCCGGAAGACCTGCGCGCCGACGCCCTGCAAAAGGAAGTGGAAGTCTCGCCGGAGCAGGAGGAGGGCGGCGAGGCCTTCAAACCGGTCGAGTCCAGGGACAAGGAGCCGCGTCCGGAGGAAGACCTGGGCGATGCGGAACCGGCATCCCACGGCAACGGCGGCAACGGTCACAGCAAACCCCCCGCCGAGACCTCGACGAAAGAGTTGGGGACGATGGTGTTGAAACTCAGCAAAGAATCGAAAAACTCCGCCGCCATTGCCAAGATGAAAGGCTATGAAGGCGATCCCTGCGGCGAATGCGGTCAGTTGACGCTGGTTCGCAACGGGACTTGTTTGAAGTGCATTTCCTGCGGTGCCACTTCGGGGTGTTCCTAA
- a CDS encoding formylglycine-generating enzyme family protein translates to MKRILSGFLIMALLGGCASADLQPARSKRTKKPHTTPVLPADTKQPVLNTSPETVELPAPKPEPVMKSVDQLQPAPRLQGKLLRPTRLNRRDGSIMVHVPGGEYLVPLNPPGQHRLTDNSRGLTKKILPDFYLDLTEVTVAQFKQFRTDYDETPHTGGVDCPRCPAMGIDWASAHDYCWWAEKRLPTEEEWEAAARGPTQRLVPWNGELSPKRANLLGEGDGFVGPAPVGSFPLGSSPLGMLDLIGNVWEWVATPVPSAPSTVAALKNPESLQTPATSAQAYLLKGGSWSSPELLGSISIRNPVNGAVTNATFGFRCARSAHEFSTPRP, encoded by the coding sequence TTGAAGCGGATCCTCTCCGGGTTTCTGATCATGGCCCTGCTGGGCGGGTGTGCGTCCGCCGACCTGCAACCGGCCCGTTCCAAACGCACGAAGAAACCGCATACCACCCCCGTCCTGCCCGCTGACACCAAACAGCCCGTGCTGAACACATCCCCCGAAACCGTGGAACTCCCGGCGCCGAAACCGGAACCCGTCATGAAAAGTGTGGATCAGTTGCAACCGGCGCCGAGGCTGCAGGGCAAACTGCTGCGTCCGACCCGGCTCAACCGCCGCGATGGCTCCATCATGGTGCACGTTCCCGGCGGCGAGTACCTGGTACCGCTCAACCCGCCCGGCCAGCACCGCCTGACCGATAACTCGCGCGGCCTCACCAAAAAAATTCTGCCGGACTTTTACCTCGATCTCACCGAAGTGACGGTGGCGCAGTTCAAACAGTTCCGTACCGATTACGATGAAACGCCGCACACCGGCGGCGTGGATTGCCCGCGTTGTCCGGCGATGGGCATTGACTGGGCCAGCGCGCATGATTACTGCTGGTGGGCGGAAAAACGGTTGCCGACGGAGGAAGAATGGGAAGCCGCCGCACGCGGTCCCACGCAACGCCTGGTGCCGTGGAACGGTGAGTTGAGTCCGAAACGCGCCAACCTGTTGGGAGAAGGAGACGGCTTCGTCGGCCCCGCGCCGGTGGGATCGTTCCCGCTCGGCAGCAGCCCGCTGGGAATGCTCGATCTGATTGGCAATGTGTGGGAATGGGTGGCGACGCCGGTGCCGTCGGCTCCGTCAACGGTTGCGGCTTTGAAAAATCCGGAAAGCCTGCAAACGCCCGCCACCTCGGCGCAGGCCTACCTGTTGAAAGGCGGAAGCTGGAGCAGTCCGGAACTGCTCGGCTCCATCTCCATCCGCAATCCGGTGAACGGAGCCGTCACCAACGCCACCTTCGGTTTCCGCTGTGCGCGCTCGGCGCACGAATTTTCCACCCCTCGACCTTAA
- the guaA gene encoding glutamine-hydrolyzing GMP synthase, with product MTIGEDIHAQRILILDFGSQYTQNIARKVRECQVYCEIHPCTLGIQKIREFKPKGIILSGGPGNVHAEDAPVLDPVLFDFKIPVLGICYGMQLITYLTDGEVNPAKEREFGRAELVLKTFSHLFNGVKNNSVAWMSHGDRINRLPNGFKVTAFTSNSPVAAMEDPVRKIYGLQFHPEVVHTQEGGKIFENFLHKICGCDPVWKVDSFAEYAIQKIHDQVQGGKVLCALSGGVDSSVVAALLHKALGDRLICIFIDNGLLRMNERARVVDTFREHFKMNLYVVDASKTFLDKLKGVTDPEQKRKIIGNTFIEVFEEEAQKAGDFTFLAQGTLYPDVIESVSFKGGPSAVIKSHHNVGGLPENMKMELVEPLRELFKDEVRKLGRELGLPDEIINRQPFPGPGLAIRIIDEITRDRIRMVQEADKIILEEIKGAGLYNDIWQSFGVLLPVKTVGVMGDSRTYENVVALRAVTSTDGMTADWVHLPYDLLGKISNRIINEVQGVNRVVYDISSKPPGTIEWE from the coding sequence ATGACCATCGGCGAAGACATTCACGCACAACGCATCCTGATCCTCGATTTCGGATCGCAATACACCCAGAACATCGCGCGCAAGGTGCGCGAGTGCCAGGTGTACTGCGAAATCCATCCCTGCACGCTCGGCATCCAGAAAATCCGCGAGTTCAAACCAAAAGGCATCATCCTCTCCGGCGGACCCGGAAACGTGCATGCGGAAGACGCACCGGTGCTCGACCCGGTGCTGTTCGATTTCAAAATCCCCGTGCTCGGCATCTGCTACGGCATGCAGTTGATCACGTATCTCACCGACGGCGAGGTGAACCCGGCGAAGGAACGCGAGTTCGGCCGCGCCGAGCTGGTGCTCAAAACCTTTTCGCACCTGTTCAACGGCGTCAAGAACAACTCCGTTGCGTGGATGAGCCACGGCGACCGCATCAACCGCCTGCCCAACGGTTTCAAAGTCACCGCGTTCACCAGCAATTCCCCCGTGGCGGCGATGGAAGACCCCGTCCGCAAAATCTACGGACTCCAGTTCCATCCGGAAGTCGTACACACGCAGGAAGGCGGCAAGATTTTCGAAAACTTCCTGCACAAGATCTGCGGCTGCGATCCCGTCTGGAAAGTCGATTCGTTCGCCGAGTACGCCATCCAGAAAATTCATGACCAGGTGCAGGGCGGAAAAGTGTTGTGCGCGCTGAGCGGCGGCGTCGATTCGTCCGTTGTCGCGGCGTTGCTGCATAAGGCGTTGGGCGACCGGCTGATCTGCATCTTCATCGACAACGGCCTGTTGCGCATGAACGAACGCGCGCGCGTGGTCGATACCTTCCGCGAACATTTCAAAATGAACCTGTACGTGGTGGACGCGTCGAAAACCTTTCTCGACAAACTGAAGGGCGTCACCGATCCCGAACAGAAACGCAAGATCATCGGCAACACCTTCATCGAAGTGTTCGAAGAGGAAGCGCAGAAGGCGGGCGACTTCACCTTCCTCGCGCAGGGCACGCTGTACCCGGACGTCATCGAGTCGGTGTCGTTCAAGGGCGGCCCGTCGGCGGTGATCAAGTCGCACCACAACGTGGGCGGCCTGCCGGAAAACATGAAGATGGAACTGGTCGAACCGCTGCGCGAACTGTTCAAGGACGAAGTGCGCAAACTCGGGCGCGAGCTGGGATTGCCCGACGAGATCATCAACCGCCAGCCGTTCCCCGGACCGGGTCTCGCCATCCGCATTATCGACGAGATCACGCGCGACCGCATCCGCATGGTGCAGGAAGCGGACAAGATCATTCTGGAAGAGATCAAGGGCGCCGGGCTGTACAACGACATCTGGCAGTCGTTCGGCGTGCTGCTGCCGGTGAAGACGGTGGGCGTGATGGGCGACTCGCGTACTTATGAAAACGTGGTGGCGCTGCGTGCCGTGACCAGCACCGACGGCATGACCGCCGATTGGGTGCACCTGCCTTACGACCTGCTCGGCAAAATCTCCAACCGCATCATCAACGAAGTCCAGGGCGTCAACCGCGTCGTCTACGACATCAGCTCCAAACCCCCCGGCACCATTGAGTGGGAATAA
- a CDS encoding transglutaminase-like domain-containing protein, translating to MIAVWVVAVLMAGLAESAPIVERDDWSGTYFNGQKMGFNRAVVTVRPDEIRVHTQMFFRLEAGGAEQVTSISQDTRLTPDLKLKTFSLLQEIMGSRQRIEAHVEGSQLLYKITTSGYSKEKSMDLPADAIPASTAWLNLIHAGLEVGRKGTMTLLIEPFQMTSLLVYEVLRQETIDHRGKPVETFVVKQEYAGIKTYTWATVDGTVLRERTLQGFESVHEPASVARELPPEVMSVSNFITLSLVKTDKPIAAARTLKELKLSLRNLTGPDAIPNDHRQQVLDAAKEEGGDYQATLLIRQEPAHPAQKVGFPLDGEATRPYLEDSSQIQSEHPMIRALAKELKGESADPWRVALDINKWVYSNIEKVLVDAFTAVDALNTRRGECQSHTNLYTAIARAAGIPTRVVNGIVYSEDFNGFVYHAWPEVFVGEWRALDPTLGQEGVDATHIKLSEGNTQGSLKLMEFVGRLGIDVLEK from the coding sequence TTGATTGCAGTTTGGGTGGTGGCCGTCCTGATGGCCGGGCTCGCCGAGTCCGCGCCCATTGTGGAGCGCGACGACTGGTCCGGCACCTACTTCAACGGCCAGAAGATGGGATTCAACCGCGCCGTGGTGACGGTGCGGCCGGATGAAATCCGCGTCCACACGCAGATGTTTTTCCGGCTGGAGGCGGGCGGCGCCGAGCAGGTGACCTCCATCTCCCAGGACACGCGCCTGACCCCCGACCTCAAGCTGAAGACCTTCAGCCTGCTGCAGGAAATCATGGGCAGCCGCCAGCGCATCGAGGCGCACGTCGAGGGCAGCCAGCTCCTCTACAAAATCACCACCAGCGGCTACAGCAAGGAAAAGTCGATGGACCTGCCCGCCGACGCCATCCCCGCCTCCACCGCGTGGCTGAACCTCATCCATGCCGGGCTGGAAGTCGGCAGGAAGGGCACGATGACGCTGTTGATCGAGCCGTTCCAGATGACGTCACTTTTGGTCTATGAAGTGTTGCGCCAGGAAACCATCGACCACCGCGGCAAGCCGGTCGAGACCTTCGTCGTCAAGCAGGAGTATGCCGGCATCAAGACCTACACCTGGGCGACAGTGGATGGCACGGTGTTGCGCGAACGCACCCTGCAGGGGTTCGAGTCGGTGCATGAGCCCGCCTCGGTGGCGCGCGAGTTGCCGCCGGAGGTGATGTCGGTCAGCAATTTCATCACGCTCAGCCTGGTCAAGACCGACAAACCGATCGCCGCCGCGCGCACGTTGAAAGAATTGAAACTGAGCCTGCGCAACCTCACCGGACCGGACGCCATCCCGAACGATCACCGCCAGCAGGTCCTCGACGCGGCCAAAGAGGAGGGCGGGGACTACCAGGCGACGCTGCTCATCCGGCAGGAGCCCGCGCACCCGGCGCAGAAGGTGGGCTTTCCTTTGGATGGCGAGGCGACGCGGCCCTACCTGGAAGACTCGTCGCAGATCCAGTCCGAGCACCCCATGATCCGCGCCCTGGCGAAGGAGTTGAAGGGCGAGAGTGCCGACCCCTGGCGGGTGGCGCTCGACATCAATAAATGGGTGTATTCGAACATCGAGAAGGTGCTGGTGGACGCTTTCACCGCCGTGGATGCGCTCAACACCCGGCGCGGCGAATGCCAGTCGCACACGAACCTGTACACCGCCATCGCCCGCGCCGCCGGCATCCCGACGCGTGTCGTCAACGGCATCGTGTATTCGGAAGATTTCAACGGCTTCGTTTACCACGCCTGGCCGGAGGTGTTCGTCGGCGAGTGGCGCGCGCTCGATCCGACGCTGGGTCAGGAAGGGGTGGACGCCACCCACATCAAGCTCTCCGAAGGCAACACCCAGGGCTCGCTGAAGCTGATGGAGTTTGTCGGCCGTCTCGGCATCGACGTTCTGGAAAAATAG
- a CDS encoding class I SAM-dependent methyltransferase, which translates to MTQPTPLFAPDSEFLTTDTRATRWAIPYHYECLNARVEVLIDRNRDAITEGRILDVASHIGTFSYAALQRGAAFVHGVDTEADTIRRAHNLFANHNVAEIRYQFEARDVFELLEACGDNAFDTIFCFGMLYYTAEPYRLLALMQRAARRCIVLDTFTAAYAALQGKDALTIHPHVTDDTLELPILFTTLTQSAKKDYTLPESFPHKDRNLSLTTFPSRTLLEIWFQSLGLQATALDWSAYIEKPCHWRDLWTPEQKKVSHWADVYAAGVRVAYRLDVA; encoded by the coding sequence GTGACCCAGCCGACACCGCTGTTTGCCCCCGACTCGGAATTTCTGACCACCGACACCCGCGCCACGCGCTGGGCCATTCCTTATCATTACGAATGCCTCAATGCCCGCGTCGAGGTGTTGATCGACCGCAACCGCGATGCCATCACCGAAGGCCGCATTCTGGACGTGGCCTCGCACATCGGCACCTTCTCCTACGCCGCCCTGCAACGGGGCGCGGCGTTCGTGCACGGCGTCGATACCGAAGCCGATACCATCCGCCGCGCACACAACCTGTTCGCCAACCACAACGTCGCGGAAATTCGCTACCAGTTCGAGGCGCGGGACGTGTTCGAATTGCTCGAAGCCTGCGGCGACAACGCGTTCGACACCATCTTCTGTTTCGGCATGCTGTATTACACGGCGGAACCGTACCGCCTGCTCGCCCTGATGCAGCGCGCCGCACGCCGGTGCATTGTGCTCGACACCTTCACCGCCGCTTACGCTGCGTTGCAGGGCAAGGACGCGCTGACCATCCACCCACACGTGACCGACGACACGCTGGAGTTGCCCATCCTGTTCACCACCCTCACGCAGTCGGCGAAAAAGGATTACACACTGCCCGAATCGTTCCCGCACAAGGACCGCAACCTGAGTCTCACCACGTTTCCCAGCCGCACGCTGCTCGAAATCTGGTTTCAATCGCTGGGGCTCCAGGCCACGGCGCTGGACTGGTCGGCGTACATCGAAAAACCCTGTCACTGGCGCGATCTGTGGACGCCGGAGCAGAAGAAGGTGTCGCACTGGGCGGACGTGTATGCCGCCGGGGTGCGCGTCGCTTACCGGCTGGATGTGGCGTGA